In a single window of the Flavivirga spongiicola genome:
- the pckA gene encoding phosphoenolpyruvate carboxykinase (ATP) — MVNYNQVTKTISLEAYGIKNAKVKYQLSPEQLHDITVEKGLGLEASSGALAVNTGEFTGRSPKDRFIVKDDITQDRVWWGDINIPYEADKFDALYNKVVDYLSNKEVFVRDSYACADEDYRLNIRVINEYPWSNQFAYNMFLRPKDDELKDFDPEWTVVNAPGFMANPEVDGTRQHNFAILNFSKKIALIGGTGYTGEIKKGIFSALNFILPVFKNTLPMHCSANVGKEGDTAIFFGLSGTGKTTLSTDPNRSLIGDDEHGWTAENSVFNFEGGCYAKVINLSRDSEPEIYDAIKKGAILENVILDKDGHVNFEDTSITQNTRVSYPIEHIENIQVPSTGKNPKNIFFLTADAFGVLPPISKLTPSQAAYHFISGYTAKVAGTEAGVKEPQPSFSACFGAPFMPLHPAKYAEMLSKKMKDSGVNVWLVNTGWTGGPYGVGTRMKLKYTRAMISAVLNGDLGLYNYDDYHIHSVFGVAQPRECPGVPTSVLSPRATWNDDEKYYKTAFKLTNAFRENFKKFEAHCNEEIRRGGPQRYAF; from the coding sequence ATGGTAAACTATAATCAAGTTACGAAAACGATTTCGTTGGAGGCATACGGAATAAAAAATGCCAAAGTCAAGTATCAACTTTCGCCAGAACAACTTCATGATATTACTGTTGAAAAAGGCTTAGGGTTAGAAGCTTCATCTGGAGCTTTGGCTGTTAATACAGGTGAATTTACAGGACGTTCTCCAAAAGACCGGTTTATTGTTAAAGATGATATAACACAAGATCGTGTTTGGTGGGGAGATATCAATATCCCATATGAAGCAGATAAGTTTGATGCATTATATAATAAGGTCGTTGACTATTTGTCTAATAAGGAGGTTTTTGTGAGAGATAGTTATGCCTGCGCAGATGAAGATTATAGGTTGAATATTCGTGTTATTAATGAATATCCATGGAGTAATCAATTTGCTTATAATATGTTTTTGCGGCCAAAAGATGATGAGCTAAAAGATTTTGACCCAGAGTGGACAGTAGTTAACGCACCAGGCTTTATGGCAAATCCTGAAGTAGATGGTACGCGTCAACATAATTTTGCCATTTTAAATTTTTCTAAAAAAATAGCATTAATTGGTGGTACAGGGTATACGGGTGAAATTAAAAAAGGCATTTTTTCTGCTCTTAATTTTATACTTCCAGTATTTAAAAATACATTACCAATGCATTGTAGTGCTAATGTAGGCAAAGAAGGCGATACAGCTATTTTCTTTGGATTATCAGGTACAGGAAAAACAACCTTATCTACAGATCCAAATAGAAGTTTAATTGGAGATGATGAACATGGTTGGACTGCAGAGAATTCAGTGTTTAATTTTGAAGGCGGATGCTATGCTAAGGTTATCAATCTTTCTAGAGATAGTGAACCAGAAATATATGATGCTATTAAAAAGGGAGCGATTCTGGAAAATGTTATTTTAGATAAAGATGGACACGTAAATTTTGAAGATACTTCCATTACCCAAAATACAAGAGTTAGCTATCCAATTGAGCATATTGAAAATATTCAAGTGCCTTCAACTGGTAAAAACCCTAAAAATATTTTCTTTTTAACAGCGGATGCTTTTGGAGTATTACCTCCAATATCTAAGTTAACACCTAGTCAGGCGGCTTATCATTTTATTTCAGGGTACACAGCAAAAGTAGCAGGAACAGAAGCTGGGGTTAAAGAACCACAACCATCCTTTTCGGCATGTTTTGGAGCGCCTTTTATGCCATTACATCCGGCTAAATATGCGGAAATGTTAAGTAAAAAAATGAAAGACTCCGGAGTTAATGTATGGTTGGTAAATACTGGTTGGACAGGTGGCCCTTACGGTGTTGGTACAAGAATGAAATTAAAATATACAAGAGCAATGATTAGCGCTGTGTTAAATGGTGATTTAGGTTTATATAACTATGATGATTATCATATACATTCTGTTTTTGGTGTAGCACAACCTAGAGAATGCCCAGGCGTACCGACAAGTGTTTTAAGTCCTAGAGCTACTTGGAATGACGATGAAAAATATTATAAAACAGCTTTTAAATTGACTAATGCGTTTCGTGAGAATTTCAAAAAATTCGAAGCCCATTGTAATGAGGAGATCAGACGTGGCGGCCCGCAGCGTTATGCTTTTTAA
- a CDS encoding DUF423 domain-containing protein produces the protein MNKKILITASIFGLLAVVFGAFGAHALKELITVEAQQTFETGVRYQMYHAILLLFIGCTGYIQQKTKKVLYYLIVLGIILFSGSIYGLATNLLTTFDFKTIGFITPIGGLLLILAWGFLFMNFLKMASKNDN, from the coding sequence ATGAACAAAAAAATATTAATTACAGCATCAATTTTTGGGCTATTGGCTGTTGTTTTTGGAGCATTTGGAGCACATGCATTAAAAGAATTAATTACAGTTGAAGCACAGCAAACTTTTGAAACAGGGGTGAGATATCAGATGTATCATGCTATTTTACTATTATTTATAGGTTGTACTGGATATATTCAACAAAAAACTAAGAAAGTCTTATACTATTTAATCGTATTGGGAATCATTTTGTTTTCAGGATCTATTTATGGACTAGCAACAAATTTGTTAACAACTTTTGATTTTAAAACCATTGGTTTTATAACTCCAATAGGGGGTTTACTTCTAATTTTAGCATGGGGATTCCTGTTTATGAATTTCTTAAAAATGGCATCTAAAAACGACAATTAA
- a CDS encoding saccharopine dehydrogenase family protein produces the protein MRKILVIGSGKSASSLLKYLLDKSASENLFITVGDLNLNTAKKLIGNHQNAKAMLLDIFDETSRTNAIKDADIVVSMLPARFHIEVAKDCVLLGKHMVTASYVSPEMQALDEDAKAKGLVLMNEIGVDPGIDHMSAMQVLDRIRNNGGKIILFESFTGGLVAPESDNNLWHYKFTWNPRNVVTAGQGGAAKFLQEGTYKYIPYNHLFRRTEFLDIEGFGRFEVYANRDSLKYQNVYGLDNVKTLYRGTMRRVGFSRAWNIFVTLGMTDDSYTIDDSENMSYRDFVNAFLTYSPTDSVELKLRHALKIDQDDIMWDKLVELDIFNAEKKVGLKKATPAQILQKILMDSWTLDTDDKDMIVMYHKFGYEKDGKKYQIDANMVVLGEDQTYTAMAKTVGLPVAMATLAILNKKITTPGVQIPITKEIYEPILKELETFGVTFNEKEVPYLGYNPLNN, from the coding sequence ATGCGAAAAATTTTAGTCATTGGTTCAGGAAAATCGGCTTCCAGTCTTCTAAAATATTTATTGGATAAATCGGCTTCAGAAAATCTTTTTATTACTGTTGGCGATTTAAACCTTAACACGGCAAAAAAATTAATTGGCAACCATCAAAATGCTAAAGCCATGTTACTGGATATTTTCGATGAAACATCTCGTACCAACGCTATAAAAGATGCTGATATTGTAGTATCTATGCTACCTGCCCGTTTTCATATTGAGGTCGCTAAAGATTGTGTCTTATTGGGAAAACATATGGTTACTGCATCATATGTAAGTCCAGAAATGCAAGCTTTAGATGAGGATGCAAAAGCCAAAGGACTTGTACTAATGAATGAAATTGGCGTCGATCCAGGTATAGATCATATGAGTGCGATGCAGGTTTTAGATCGTATCCGCAACAACGGTGGAAAAATAATCTTGTTTGAATCTTTCACGGGTGGTTTAGTAGCTCCCGAAAGTGATAATAACTTATGGCATTATAAATTTACCTGGAACCCCAGAAATGTAGTCACTGCGGGACAAGGCGGAGCAGCAAAATTTTTACAAGAAGGCACTTATAAATATATACCTTATAACCATTTGTTTAGACGCACTGAATTTTTAGACATTGAGGGTTTTGGGCGTTTCGAAGTTTATGCAAATAGAGATTCTCTAAAGTATCAGAATGTTTATGGGCTTGATAATGTTAAAACATTATATAGAGGTACCATGAGGCGTGTCGGTTTTAGTCGCGCATGGAATATTTTCGTCACATTAGGAATGACTGATGATAGCTATACTATAGATGATAGCGAAAATATGAGTTATCGTGATTTTGTAAATGCTTTTTTAACTTACAGCCCTACTGATTCTGTAGAATTAAAATTAAGGCACGCGCTTAAAATTGATCAAGATGATATTATGTGGGATAAACTTGTAGAACTCGATATTTTTAATGCTGAAAAAAAGGTAGGTCTTAAAAAAGCAACCCCAGCACAAATACTTCAAAAAATACTCATGGATAGCTGGACGCTTGATACCGATGATAAAGATATGATTGTTATGTATCATAAATTCGGTTACGAAAAAGATGGTAAAAAATATCAAATAGATGCCAATATGGTCGTTTTAGGCGAAGACCAAACTTATACGGCTATGGCAAAAACGGTGGGCTTGCCTGTTGCTATGGCTACACTTGCCATTCTTAACAAAAAGATCACCACGCCCGGTGTTCAAATCCCTATAACTAAAGAAATTTATGAACCTATTTTAAAAGAGCTAGAAACTTTTGGTGTGACTTTTAATGAAAAAGAAGTGCCTTACTTAGGCTATAATCCTTTGAACAATTAA
- a CDS encoding Lrp/AsnC ligand binding domain-containing protein has translation MKSKSKPIIIDGIDKKILRALTADARTPILEIARHVGISGAAIHQRLRKLEKSKLISGSQFIIDPKVLGYSTMTFVGIYLEKAADNEDVIRALKKVPEVLECHYTTGDWNIFIKMLAYNNNHLMLLLNNKIQTIAGVLRTESIISLDQQINRQIKI, from the coding sequence ATGAAGTCTAAAAGTAAGCCTATAATAATAGATGGTATCGACAAAAAAATTCTACGTGCGTTAACGGCAGATGCTAGAACACCTATTTTAGAAATTGCACGTCATGTTGGTATTTCTGGTGCCGCTATTCATCAACGCCTACGAAAATTAGAGAAGTCTAAGCTTATTTCTGGTTCACAGTTTATTATCGATCCAAAAGTTTTAGGCTACTCTACCATGACTTTTGTTGGTATTTATCTTGAAAAAGCTGCGGATAATGAAGATGTTATTAGAGCTTTAAAGAAAGTTCCCGAAGTTTTAGAATGTCATTACACCACTGGCGACTGGAATATTTTTATAAAAATGTTAGCTTATAACAACAACCATTTAATGCTATTATTAAATAACAAAATTCAAACCATAGCAGGTGTTTTAAGAACAGAATCTATCATTTCTTTAGACCAGCAAATTAATAGGCAAATAAAGATTTAA
- a CDS encoding glycine--tRNA ligase: MANQDDQFKKVISHAKEYGYVFQSSEIYDGLSAVYDYAQNGAELKKNIRDYWWKAMVQMNENIVGIDAAIFMHPTTWKASGHVDAFNDPLIDNKDSKKRYRADVLVEEFREKISEKIEKDISKAKKRFGDTFDEQQFRETNPNVVRRQKQIDKITERLTKVQEEGDLEGFKQLILDLGIACPVSGSKNWTDVKQFNLMFGTKLGASAESAMDLYLRPETAQGIFVNFLNVQKTGRMKIPFGIAQTGKAFRNEIVARQFIFRMREFEQMEMQFFIKPGTQKEWYEHWKEHRMKWHLSLGMGADNYRFHDHEKLAHYADAAADIEFKFPFGFKELEGIHSRTDFDLKAHEEYSGKKLQYFDHEDNASYTPYVLETSIGLDRMFLAVFSNSLQEETLENGTTRTVLKLPSVLAPVKAAILPLVKKDGLPEVARKIVDDLKWDFNVIYDEKDAVGRRYRRQDANGTPFCITVDHDTLGDNTVTIRHRDTMEQQRVKIEDLRGIIKQEVDVRSWLMKM; this comes from the coding sequence ATGGCAAATCAAGACGATCAATTTAAGAAGGTTATTTCGCATGCGAAAGAGTATGGTTATGTATTTCAAAGTAGTGAAATATATGATGGATTAAGTGCAGTTTACGACTATGCGCAGAATGGTGCAGAGTTAAAGAAAAACATACGCGATTACTGGTGGAAAGCGATGGTCCAGATGAATGAAAATATTGTAGGTATAGATGCCGCTATTTTTATGCACCCAACCACATGGAAAGCTTCTGGTCACGTAGATGCTTTTAATGACCCGTTAATTGATAACAAGGACTCTAAAAAACGTTATCGTGCCGATGTTCTAGTTGAAGAGTTTAGAGAAAAAATATCTGAAAAAATAGAAAAGGATATTAGTAAAGCAAAAAAACGTTTTGGAGATACCTTTGATGAACAACAATTTAGAGAAACCAATCCAAATGTAGTTCGTCGCCAAAAACAGATAGATAAAATTACAGAACGTTTAACTAAAGTTCAAGAGGAAGGAGATTTAGAGGGATTTAAACAATTAATATTAGATTTAGGAATAGCATGTCCTGTTTCAGGAAGTAAAAACTGGACTGATGTTAAGCAGTTTAACCTTATGTTTGGTACCAAACTTGGTGCTTCAGCAGAATCTGCGATGGATTTGTATTTACGCCCTGAAACAGCACAAGGTATTTTTGTGAATTTTTTGAATGTTCAGAAAACGGGACGTATGAAGATTCCATTTGGAATTGCGCAAACAGGTAAGGCTTTTAGAAATGAAATTGTAGCCAGACAGTTTATTTTTAGAATGCGTGAGTTTGAACAAATGGAAATGCAATTTTTTATAAAACCCGGTACTCAAAAAGAATGGTACGAGCATTGGAAAGAACATAGAATGAAATGGCATTTATCCTTAGGCATGGGTGCAGATAATTATCGTTTTCACGATCACGAAAAATTGGCTCATTATGCCGATGCTGCTGCCGATATTGAGTTTAAATTCCCATTCGGTTTTAAAGAATTAGAAGGGATTCATTCACGTACAGATTTCGATCTAAAAGCACACGAAGAATATTCAGGAAAGAAATTGCAGTATTTTGATCACGAAGATAATGCGAGTTATACACCATACGTTTTAGAAACTTCTATTGGTCTAGACCGCATGTTTTTAGCTGTATTTTCTAATTCGTTACAAGAAGAAACATTAGAAAATGGAACCACACGTACTGTTTTAAAATTACCAAGTGTTTTAGCACCGGTGAAAGCTGCTATCTTACCATTGGTTAAAAAAGATGGTTTACCAGAGGTTGCCCGTAAAATTGTAGACGATTTGAAATGGGACTTCAACGTCATTTATGATGAAAAAGACGCCGTTGGAAGACGTTACAGGAGACAAGATGCTAACGGAACACCATTTTGCATCACTGTAGATCATGATACATTAGGAGATAATACGGTTACCATTCGACACAGAGATACCATGGAACAACAACGTGTTAAGATTGAAGATTTAAGAGGGATCATTAAACAAGAAGTAGATGTGCGCTCTTGGTTAATGAAAATGTAA
- a CDS encoding phospholipase D family protein, translating to MAKFLNTTGISYHLEELIKNTKDRLILISPYLQFHKRVKDHLENLNIQKRDIRIIYRENKLQVEESNWLETQIGIRTSLCNSLHAKCYINENEAIVTSMNLYSFSQQNNDEMGIHVTKEKDADLYNDISQEVQRLLTISEEIRVSVKKVDKEIEKKSEKTVSEIVKTKDNSKSKLLTTKELSQLTSLSSRKINNWFTDNKLMYKKGDDWITTKRGKEIGGIEKSGQYGKFVIWPEDVSKHILK from the coding sequence ATGGCGAAATTTTTAAACACAACAGGCATATCATATCATTTAGAGGAACTCATAAAAAACACAAAAGACCGACTAATTTTAATAAGTCCATATCTTCAATTTCATAAGAGAGTTAAAGACCATTTAGAAAACCTGAATATTCAAAAACGAGATATTCGGATTATTTACCGAGAAAACAAACTTCAAGTTGAAGAAAGTAATTGGCTTGAAACTCAAATAGGAATTAGAACAAGTCTTTGCAATTCACTTCACGCTAAATGTTATATAAATGAAAATGAAGCGATTGTGACTTCAATGAATTTATATTCTTTTTCTCAACAAAATAATGACGAAATGGGAATTCACGTCACGAAGGAAAAGGACGCAGACCTATATAACGATATTTCTCAGGAAGTTCAGAGACTTTTAACAATAAGTGAAGAGATTAGAGTTTCAGTAAAAAAAGTTGATAAAGAAATTGAAAAGAAATCTGAAAAGACAGTTTCTGAAATTGTAAAAACTAAAGATAATTCAAAATCAAAACTTTTGACAACAAAAGAATTATCGCAATTAACGAGTTTGAGTAGTCGCAAAATAAATAATTGGTTTACTGACAACAAATTGATGTATAAGAAAGGTGATGATTGGATAACTACTAAAAGAGGTAAGGAAATTGGCGGAATTGAAAAAAGTGGACAATATGGTAAATTTGTCATTTGGCCTGAAGATGTTTCGAAACATATATTGAAATAA
- a CDS encoding ComF family protein translates to MLKPIVNLFFPKICYACLNLLNDNENTLCTDCRHDLPVTNFHFNNDNTVTKVFYGRAKIEVGTALFRFEKKGIVQQLIHGLKYKGYENIGFFLGNWLGGELKNIEAYKPIDLVIPVPLHKKKLKKRGFNQVAKFGQQIAKAIKADYKADVLLKVTASKSQVNKKRLARWNASDELFTLTNSETIENKHILLVDDIVTTGATLEACITVLNQAKNIKISIATMAIA, encoded by the coding sequence ATGCTCAAACCAATAGTCAACTTATTCTTTCCAAAAATATGTTATGCTTGCCTCAACCTATTAAATGATAATGAAAATACTCTCTGCACAGATTGCAGACATGATTTACCGGTTACAAATTTTCATTTTAACAATGACAACACCGTTACAAAAGTCTTTTATGGACGTGCAAAAATTGAAGTTGGAACGGCGCTTTTTCGGTTTGAAAAAAAAGGGATTGTTCAACAACTCATTCATGGATTAAAATATAAAGGTTACGAAAACATTGGTTTTTTTCTTGGAAATTGGCTGGGTGGCGAATTAAAAAATATAGAAGCGTATAAACCTATTGATCTTGTGATTCCCGTACCGCTTCATAAAAAGAAGCTTAAAAAAAGAGGTTTTAATCAAGTCGCAAAATTTGGACAACAAATTGCTAAGGCTATAAAAGCAGACTATAAAGCCGATGTACTTCTAAAAGTAACAGCTTCAAAATCGCAGGTCAATAAAAAACGATTGGCACGCTGGAATGCTAGTGACGAATTATTTACACTTACTAATTCTGAAACTATTGAAAACAAACATATCCTGTTGGTAGACGATATTGTGACTACTGGTGCTACTTTAGAAGCCTGTATAACGGTATTAAATCAAGCAAAAAACATAAAAATAAGCATAGCCACTATGGCAATAGCTTAG
- a CDS encoding Ig-like domain-containing protein, translating to MNKTLSNFILVVFISVLFINCANRGTPGGGPKDEDPPIIIKSIPENYSTHFSGNEIKIYFDEYVKIKDLQKQLIISPPMETQPEVTPLGGASKYITIKIHDTLQPNTTYAFNFGNSITDNNEGNPYPYYRYVLSTGDYIDSLSVNGNIVDALKKQPETFVSVVLYEVDSTFNDSIIYKENPKYITNTLDSVTTFSIENLKEGKYMLIALKDNNGDNKFQQKTDQIAFYKDFIDVPTDSTYTLKLFSEALDFKTTRPRLLSGEKIAFGYEGDYKGMAINIISETPPEFEYRVTKDPKADSLLYWYNPRLEVDSLLFKVTHPTLEKDYTVRISEQKRDTLVIQASPSGTIRYDEPFRIAGSTPFTSIDTSKIRLIDKDSIQIDFTTDFDTITNTYIFNFDKKLDNAYNIQILPETFVDFFDDKNDTLNYSLKTKKASDFGYARFTLVNAKFPVIIQLTDNDENVEFEKFVENADPVEFLNLPPGTYHIRVIHDTNGNKKYDTGSYLKRTQPERVSHFKEMEIRADWGEDETLQFTSE from the coding sequence ATGAATAAAACCCTTTCAAATTTTATTTTAGTCGTTTTTATAAGCGTCCTTTTTATAAACTGTGCTAATCGAGGCACACCTGGTGGAGGCCCAAAAGATGAAGATCCTCCAATCATTATTAAGTCTATTCCAGAAAATTATTCAACCCATTTTAGTGGTAACGAAATAAAGATCTATTTTGACGAATATGTTAAAATTAAAGACTTGCAAAAGCAGCTCATTATTTCGCCGCCAATGGAAACACAACCTGAAGTGACACCTTTGGGTGGTGCAAGTAAATATATTACTATTAAAATCCACGATACGCTGCAACCCAATACGACATATGCCTTTAACTTTGGAAATAGTATTACCGATAATAATGAAGGAAACCCCTATCCATATTACAGATATGTGCTATCAACGGGTGATTATATCGATTCCCTTAGTGTAAATGGCAATATAGTAGATGCTTTAAAAAAACAACCAGAAACTTTCGTTTCGGTGGTTTTATACGAAGTGGATTCTACTTTTAACGATTCCATTATTTATAAAGAAAACCCTAAATATATCACCAACACTTTAGATAGTGTTACGACGTTTTCTATTGAAAATCTTAAAGAAGGGAAGTACATGCTCATCGCTTTAAAAGATAATAATGGCGACAATAAGTTTCAACAAAAAACAGATCAAATCGCATTTTATAAAGACTTTATTGATGTACCCACAGATTCCACTTATACTTTAAAATTGTTTTCAGAAGCATTAGATTTTAAGACTACCAGACCTCGATTATTATCTGGTGAAAAAATTGCTTTTGGGTATGAAGGTGATTACAAGGGTATGGCTATTAACATCATATCTGAGACACCTCCTGAGTTTGAATACCGCGTCACAAAAGACCCGAAAGCAGACAGTCTTTTGTATTGGTACAATCCACGTCTTGAGGTTGACTCACTACTCTTTAAGGTAACACATCCTACTCTTGAAAAAGACTATACGGTAAGAATTAGCGAGCAAAAAAGAGACACTTTAGTAATTCAAGCATCGCCATCTGGCACCATTCGTTATGATGAACCTTTTAGAATTGCTGGTAGTACACCTTTTACTAGCATAGATACTTCTAAAATTAGACTCATCGATAAAGATTCTATTCAAATTGATTTTACTACTGACTTTGATACTATTACAAACACGTATATCTTTAATTTTGATAAGAAACTAGACAATGCATATAATATTCAAATACTTCCTGAAACTTTTGTAGATTTTTTTGATGATAAAAATGATACTTTAAATTATTCTCTTAAAACAAAAAAAGCGTCTGATTTTGGTTATGCTCGTTTTACATTAGTAAATGCTAAGTTTCCAGTTATCATACAACTAACTGATAATGATGAAAATGTAGAATTTGAAAAGTTCGTTGAAAACGCTGATCCTGTAGAATTTTTAAATTTACCTCCTGGCACTTATCACATTCGTGTTATACATGACACTAATGGCAACAAAAAGTATGACACAGGGAGTTATCTTAAAAGAACTCAGCCAGAACGTGTTAGTCATTTTAAAGAAATGGAAATTAGAGCGGATTGGGGTGAAGATGAAACGCTTCAGTTTACTTCAGAGTAA
- a CDS encoding amidohydrolase, whose amino-acid sequence MQETLKIALIQSDLVWENPKQNLENFSKKIDNISEVVDLIILPEMFTTGFTMNAKDIAEPMDGETVEWMQSIASRLNTAIVGSLVVVEENNYYNRLLFVEPSGVVQHYDKRHTFTLVGEDKIYTAGAKKIIIDYKGWKICPLICYDLRFPVWARNTEDYDMLFYVANWPKPRISAWDALLKARAIENMSYCIGVNRVGMDGVNSEYSGHSAAYDVLGNRITSIEAGKEQTQIVVLEKRHIEAYRNKLKFLDDRDMFTLK is encoded by the coding sequence ATGCAAGAAACCCTTAAAATAGCCTTAATTCAATCTGATTTAGTTTGGGAAAACCCTAAACAGAATCTTGAGAATTTTTCTAAAAAAATAGACAACATTTCAGAAGTCGTTGACTTGATTATACTTCCAGAAATGTTTACAACTGGTTTTACCATGAATGCAAAAGATATTGCTGAACCTATGGATGGAGAAACAGTTGAATGGATGCAATCCATAGCGTCGAGATTAAATACAGCCATTGTTGGTAGTCTTGTTGTTGTAGAAGAAAACAACTATTATAACCGCTTGCTTTTTGTGGAGCCATCAGGAGTTGTTCAGCATTACGATAAGCGACATACCTTTACATTGGTTGGAGAGGATAAAATATATACAGCAGGTGCTAAAAAGATTATTATAGATTATAAAGGTTGGAAGATTTGTCCGTTAATTTGTTACGATTTACGTTTCCCGGTTTGGGCAAGAAATACTGAAGATTATGATATGTTATTTTATGTAGCTAACTGGCCAAAACCAAGAATCTCTGCCTGGGATGCTTTGTTAAAAGCGCGTGCTATTGAGAATATGAGTTATTGCATTGGTGTAAATCGCGTTGGTATGGATGGTGTTAATAGTGAATATTCAGGGCATTCTGCAGCATATGATGTACTGGGAAATAGAATCACTTCCATAGAAGCTGGTAAGGAACAAACTCAAATAGTCGTTTTAGAAAAAAGACATATTGAAGCTTACCGAAACAAACTTAAGTTTTTAGACGATAGAGATATGTTTACTCTGAAGTAA
- a CDS encoding methionine aminotransferase, producing the protein MQHPSKLPNVETTIFSMMSQLSNEHNAINLSQGFPNFDSDQKLTDLVSKAMNSGYNHYAPMAGNLELREAIAKKIELLYNTSYHPETEIMVTAGATQAIFTIITTFINPDDEVIIFRPAYDCYEPAITLNGGKTISIQLEAPGFSVDWNAVKTEVNRRTKMIIINTPHNPSGTVFSKEDMQQLEAITRNTNIIVLSDEVYEHMIFDAEKHQSVCLFPDLKSRSFVVASFGKTFHNTGWRVGYCCAPKELMEEFMKVHQFNVFCVHHPTQKGIADYMQEPSHYLNLPDFYQEKRDLFLNLIKDSRFKFIPSKGTYFQVLDYSEITKEYDVDFAKRLTIKSGVASIPLSVFNSHNLDHKVLRFCFAKTDDTLRKAAEILNRI; encoded by the coding sequence ATGCAGCACCCATCCAAGCTTCCTAATGTAGAAACTACTATTTTTTCAATGATGAGTCAGTTGTCTAATGAGCATAATGCCATTAACTTGTCTCAAGGGTTTCCAAATTTTGACAGTGACCAAAAATTAACTGATTTAGTTAGTAAGGCCATGAATTCAGGGTACAACCATTATGCGCCTATGGCCGGAAATTTAGAACTAAGAGAAGCTATTGCTAAAAAAATAGAGTTATTATACAATACAAGCTATCATCCAGAAACCGAAATAATGGTTACTGCTGGAGCAACTCAAGCTATTTTCACCATTATTACAACATTTATAAACCCAGATGATGAGGTTATCATTTTTAGACCAGCTTACGATTGTTACGAACCAGCCATAACGCTTAACGGGGGTAAAACGATTTCAATTCAATTAGAAGCACCGGGTTTTAGTGTGGATTGGAATGCTGTAAAAACCGAGGTGAATCGTCGAACAAAAATGATTATTATCAATACACCACATAACCCTTCAGGTACGGTGTTCTCCAAAGAAGACATGCAGCAATTAGAAGCAATCACTAGAAATACTAACATTATTGTGCTGAGTGATGAGGTTTACGAGCATATGATTTTTGATGCCGAAAAACACCAAAGCGTCTGTTTATTTCCCGATTTAAAATCACGGAGTTTTGTAGTGGCATCTTTTGGGAAAACGTTTCATAATACAGGTTGGCGAGTGGGCTATTGTTGCGCACCAAAAGAATTGATGGAAGAATTTATGAAAGTACATCAATTTAATGTCTTTTGTGTGCATCATCCAACACAAAAAGGCATTGCAGATTATATGCAAGAGCCCAGCCATTATTTAAATTTGCCTGATTTTTATCAAGAGAAAAGAGATTTGTTTTTAAACCTTATTAAAGATTCCAGGTTTAAATTTATACCATCAAAAGGCACCTATTTTCAAGTGTTGGATTATTCAGAAATCACTAAAGAATATGATGTTGATTTTGCGAAACGATTAACGATTAAATCTGGAGTGGCTTCCATACCGTTATCAGTTTTTAATAGTCATAATTTAGATCATAAAGTACTTCGGTTTTGCTTTGCTAAGACGGATGATACTTTAAGAAAAGCTGCTGAGATATTAAACCGTATTTAA